One stretch of Juglans microcarpa x Juglans regia isolate MS1-56 chromosome 3D, Jm3101_v1.0, whole genome shotgun sequence DNA includes these proteins:
- the LOC121254010 gene encoding uncharacterized protein At3g27210-like: MDKCSNHLDVGNSVPVSTTSDSSLKLQYWSSAGSKPEISILTESLFKKDIVKGQNSVAEHALMPLASSGRSSDEEEIYFDPWLWLESDCEDFFSVSGDTTPSCGNTPIHQSCCLQETPHVDKPLPIYMDSPPTSIFEPSSPTVMKKQLIELFQESFRSDAVDHVTQNLQARSKANRSILHIPPNSSNKSLYDRVVNTARSSETSPDVTSYSPSRKGRFAKSVRCCLPNFVPNLSSGGGRKRLSVSRSCKR; the protein is encoded by the exons ATGGATAAATGTAGCAATCATTTGGACGTGGGGAACTCTGTTCCTGTTTCTACAACCTCGGACTCGTCCCTGAAACTTCAATATTGGTCCAGTGCTGGTTCTAAGCCGGAGATCAGCATCTTAACTGAATCTCTGTTCAAGAAAGACATAGTCAAAGGCCAAAACTCAGTTGCTGAACATGCTTTGATGCCTTTAGCCAGTTCTGGTAGATCAA GTGATGAGGAGGAAATATATTTTGATCCATGGCTCTGGTTAGAATCTGACTGTGAAGATTTCTTCAGTGTCAGTGGGG ATACTACCCCATCTTGCGGCAACACTCCTATCCACCAAAGCTGCTGCTTGCAAGAAACTCCTCATGTAGATAAACCTCTGCCAATTTACATGGACAGTCCACCCACTTCCATTTTTGAACCCTCCTCCCCAACAGTCATGAAGAAACAACTGATTGAGCTTTTTCAAGAGAGTTTCAGGAGCGATGCTGTTGATCATGTCACTCAAAATTTGCAAGCAAGGTCAAAGGCCAATCGTTCCATTCTTCACATTCCTCCAAATTCTTCAAATAAAAGCCTTTATGATCGTGTAGTAAACACTGCACGCAGTAGCGAGACAAGCCCTGACGTCACAAGTTACAGCCCCAGCAGGAAGGGGAGATTCGCAAAGTCCGTGCGGTGCTGCCTCCCAAATTTCGTGCCCAACCTCAGCTCTGGCGGCGGGAGGAAGAGGCTGAGCGTTTCCCGTAGTTGTAAACGCTAA